In the Helianthus annuus cultivar XRQ/B chromosome 11, HanXRQr2.0-SUNRISE, whole genome shotgun sequence genome, one interval contains:
- the LOC110888186 gene encoding uncharacterized protein LOC110888186 — MSWNIRGLNRPLKQSEVRNLVAENNLELCAILESHVEVSKLAKVCKFVFRNWNWTSNGGVCGRGTRIILGWNADNIDVMVIAQTDQIIHTQAELMDINAHGLQYTWNQKPKSGVGLLKKIDRIMGNVVFLDQFPSAYAMFHPFRVSITRLLEWMNRFEGITMLSVVKKLRNLKPKLRKILFNQGNLHVKVNELRKKLDELQVMIDRDPLDGQLRQLEAQCLKDFQKAAYDEECFLKQKSKVDWLCAGDSNTKFFHNIVKSKNARVKIYSVVDSMGTRHEGDGVAEAMVLHYSNFLGVKAHVGTANLDNIFSNVLSNEAAEYMIRPVTREEIKSAMFSIGDDKAPGPDGYTSVFFKQAWDIVGNEVTDAVLQFFENGKLLNQINHTILALLPKKDVPDSVLDYRPISCCNVLGQRELRQGDPMSPYLFTLVMEVLSLLLRRAATIPFNYHAHCAKEKIINVSFADDLFIFVHGDVVSVKKIKEALEMFTKISGLVPSPAKSTVFFCNVPHEIKQEILDIMPFQEGVLPVRILVERMEKKIVNWATKSLSFAGRLQLINSVLSSMHIYWASVFIIPARVISELEKRIRRFLRNAGSEGRIRAKVAWKYVCLPKTEGGLGIRSISDVNKSLMANHIWSIITKRDSIWVRWIHDYKLKGRNFWEVPCRGSMSWGWRKILSIRYIIRPHIWFSIKSGAQTNVWSDMWCSLSPISSFITPRAIANAGFSIRSTVADMVDQNGNWRWPRAWLDLFPVLITISVPFMVPNAMDRLVWKNLEGKTCDFQSAVVWDTIRKRENQVSWADMVWYSQCIPRHSFHLWLAFRNKLKTQDRLAVWEAGSHTIWNLMCCPLCNFDRDSRDHLFFRCAFAAHIWNEVKKLVNLGNVDDSWYSVLSWVEQHAKSKNVDHIVCKLLIAASSYYI; from the exons ATGTCTTGGAATATAAGGGGTTTGAACCGTCCCCTGAAACAAAGTGAGGTTCGTAATCTCGTGGCTGAAAATAATTTAGAGTTGTGTGCAATTCTTGAATCGCATGTGGAGGTTAGTAAGCTGGCTAAAGTATGTAAATTTGTCTTTCGTAATTGGAATTGGACTTCTAACGGTGGTGTGTGTGGTCGTGGTACGAGAATTATTCTGGGTTGGAATGCGGATAATATAGATGTTATGGTTATTGCCCAAACCGATCAGATTATTCATACTCAG GCTGAATTGATGGACATTAATGCTCATGGATTGCAGTATACATGGAACCAAAAACCAAAGAGTGGAGTGGGTCTTTTGAAAAAGATAGATCGAATAATGGGTAACGTGGTCTTTTTGGATCAGTTTCCGTCTGCATACGCGATGTTTCACCCGTTTAGAGTTTCGATCACACGCCTT CTGGAATGGATGAATAGATTTGAGGGAATCACCATGCTATCGGTTGTCAAGAAGCTGAGAAATTTAAAGCCCAAGCTGAGAAAAATCTTATTTAACCAAGGTAACCTGCATGTGAAGGTTAATGAATTGCGTAAAAAATTAGATGAATTGCAGGTCATGATCGATCGTGATCCTCTTGATGGTCAGTTGCGCCAATTGGAAGCTCAATGTTTGAAAGATTTTCAAAAGGCTGCTTATGACGAAGAATGCTTTCTTAAGCAGAAGTCTAAGGTTGATTGGCTGTGTGCTGGGGATTCAAACACAAAATTCTTTCATAACATTGTCAAATCCAAAAATGCTAGAGTGAAAATTTATAGTGTTGTGGATTCAATGGGGACGAGACACGAAGGTGATGGTGTAGCCGAGGCCATGGTATTACACTATTCGAATTTTTTGGGGGTGAAGGCTCATGTGGGTACGGCTAACCTGGATAATATATTTTCTAATGTTTTGAGTAATGAGGCTGCCGAATATATGATACGTCCAGTCACTCGTGAGGAGATTAAGAGCGCCATGTTTAGTATTGGAGATGACAAAGCTCCAGGGCCTGATGGGTATACTTCGGTTTTCTTCAAGCAAGCTTGGGATATAGTGGGAAATGAAGTTACAGATGCGGTCCTACAGTTTTTTGAAAACGGTAAACTTCTGAACCAAATTAATCATACTATACTTGCTTTACTCCCGAAAAAAGATGTTCCGGACTCGGTCTTGGATTATAGGCCGATTTCTTGTTGCAACGTTTT GGGCCAACGGGAGTTAAGGCAAGGGGATCCAATGTCCCCCTACTTATTCACATTGGTAATGGAGGTCTTATCGTTACTTCTTCGACGAGCAGCCACCATACCCTTTAATTATCATGCTCACTGTGCTAAGGAGAAGATAATTAACGTTTCTTTTGCGGATGATCTTTTTATATTTGTTCATGGAGATGTGGTTTCTGTCAAAAAGATTAAGGAGGCGCTGGAGATGTTTACCAAGATTTCGGGTCTAGTTCCAAGTCCAGCTAAGAGCACGGTATTTTTTTGCAATGTTCCTCATGAGATCAAACAAGAAATTCTCGATATTATGCCGTTTCAGGAGGGTGTTCTTCCGGTTCG GATTCTTGTTGAGCGTATGGAGAAAAAGATTGTAAATTGGGCTACTAAATCTTTGTCGTTTGCCGGTCGTTTGCAACTTATTAATTCGGTTCTGTCTTCTATGCATATATATTGGGCTTCGGTCTTCATTATTCCGGCTCGTGTTATTAGTGAGCTAGAAAAGAGGATTCGGAGGTTCTTAAGGAATGCAGGTTCAGAAGGTAGGATTCGTGCTAAAGTTGCGTGGAAATATGTGTGCTTGCCTAAAACGGAAGGGGGTTTGGGTATTCGAAGTATTTCTGATGTTAATAAATCGCTCATGGCAAACCAcatttggagtattattaccAAGCGGGATTCTATTTGGGTGCGATGGATTCATGATTACAAGCTCAAAGGTCGAAATTTCTGGGAAGTTCCGTGTAGAGGGAGTATGAGTTGGGGGTGGCGAAAGATTTTGTCCATCCGTTACATCATTCGGCCTCACATATGGTTTTCTATTAAGAGTGGTGCTCAAACTAATGTATGGAGTGATATGTGGTGTTCGCTAAGTCCCATTAGCTCGTTTATCACGCCAAGAGCCATTGCTAATGCTGGGTTTTCCATACGGTCTACGGTCGCGGATATGGTTGATCAGAATGGTAATTGGAGATGGCCTCGGGCATGGCTAGATCTTTTTCCAGTGTTAATTACAATATCGGTTCCTTTTATGGTGCCTAATGCTATGGATAGATTGGTATGGAAAAACTTGGAGGGGAAGACATGTGATTTTCAGTCGGCAGTAGTTTGGGACACAATTCGGAAGCGTGAAAATCAGGTGTCATGGGCTGATATGGTTTGGTATTCTCAATGCATTCCGCGACATTCGTTTCATTTATGGTTGGCATTTAGAAACAAACTTAAAACGCAGGATAGATTGGCAGTGTGGGAAGCGGGTAGTCACACCATCTGGAACCTGATGTGTTGTCCGTTGTGTAATTTTGATCGTGACAGTCGGGACCATTTATTTTTCAGATGTGCTTTTGCGGCTCATATCTGGAACGAGGTGAAGAAATTGGTTAACTTGGGCAACGTTGACGATTCTTGGTACTCGGTTTTATCTTGGGTGGAGCAACATGCTAAATCCAAGAATGTGGATCATATTGTGTGCAAGTTATTGATTGCTGCTTCTTCTTATTATATATGA